GAGACGCTCGGCGTCCGGAAGGGCGTGCCGGCCGACGAACTCAAGCGCGCCTTTCGCAAGCTGGCCAAGGATTACCATCCCGACCGCAACCCCGGCGATCCGAGCGCCGAGCTGAAATTCAAGGAAATCAACGAAGCCTATGACGTCCTGAAGGACGACGAAAAACGCGCCGCCTACGACCGTTTCGGCCATGCCGCCTTCGAGGCCGGAGGCATGGGCGGCGGCGGACGCGGCGGCGGCTTCGGCTTCGAGCAGGCCTTCGGCGGCGGTTTCGCCGACATCTTCGACGAGATGTTCGGCGATCTGACCGGCGGCCGGCGGACGCGGGAGACCCGCGGTCGCGGCTCCGATCTGCGCTACAACATGGAAATCACCCTCGAAGACGCCTTCAACGGCACCAAGACTCAGATCCGGGTGCCGACGATGCAGCCCTGCGATTCGTGCGACGGCACCGGGAGCGAAGGCGGAAGCCGTCCGGTATCGTGCTCGACGTGCGGCGGACGCGGCCGGGTCCGGACCCAGCAAGGCTTCTTCACCATGGAGCGGACCTGCCCGTCCTGCGGCGGCGCCGGGCAGATGATCGAGAACCCCTGCAGCACCTGCAACGGCGCCGGCCGGATGCAGAAAGAGCGGACGCTTTCGGTGACCATCCCTCAAGGGGTCGATGACGGCACCCGCATCCGCCTCGCCGGCGAGGGCGAAGCCGGCCTGCGCGGCGGGCCGGCCGGCGACCTTTATATTTTTCTCCGCATCGCGGCACACAAGATGTTCCACCGCGACGGCGCCGACCTCTATTGCCGGGTCCCGATCTCGATGACCCAGGCCGCCCTCGGTGGCACCATCGAAGTGCCGACCGTCGACGGCACACGCGGCCGGGTCACCATTCCCCACGGCACCCAATCCGGTGGCCGGTTCCGGCTTCGCGGCAAGGGCATGACCGAACTCCACGGCGGCCATCGCGGCGACATGTATGTCGAGGTCCAGGTCGAGACCCCGGTCAATCTGTCGAAGAAACAGCGCGACCTGTTGCAGGAGTTCGACGACGCCGGCAAGGGCCGCTCGACCAGCCCGCAATCGGAGGGCTTCTTCCAGAAGGTCAAGGAGCTGTGGGACGACCTGACCGAGTAGGCGGTCGGCGAATCCTATACGGCGGAATTTCTTGAGCCCCTACCCGCGGACCTTCCCGGGTGGACAGCGTCGCCCCGATTTGCGAGGAATGGATCGGCGCGGCCATGATGAAAAACTCCTGGGTCGGGATCATGCGTCCGGCCTTTCGTGCGTCGCCGAATCAGCAGGAGAACCGGCCGCGTCATGGCAACCGGAAACATCGTATTCATCGGGCACCCTCCCTTCATCGAGGGTGGTTCCGGTCCGCTCGCCGATCAATCGCTGACCAACCTGCGCTCCGCCGGCCATCGCGTGCGGGCGATCTGCGCCATGTTTCCGGGCAAGGCCAAGTGGCGCGACGCGTTCGCGCGGCTCTATCCCGAAGTTCCAGTGGTCTGGTATGACATGCCGCCGCTCGGCGATCCTTTCGCCGCGGCGCCGGTCGACGTTGTCGAAACCCAGCTGCGCGGAGTGAGGCCAGCGTTGACGGCGATGGTCGCCGAGGACAAGGCGGACCTCGTTTACCTGAACCGGGAATCCCTGACGTGGGGCACGCCCACGGTGGCACGCGCGCTTGGCCTGCGCGTGCTGGCATCCATGCACGGCACCTCGCTGGCCAGCAGTGGCGGCACCTTTAACGGCCACGACGGGCGGGCGCGGCTCGCCCGTTTTGGGCGGGTGGACCTCGTCGCCTGTTGCGCCGAACACTTGACCAGAACGGTGCGCGAAGCCGGCCTCAGCAATGCCGAAACTTTGCTAAACGGGGTCGATACCAAACTTTTCCGTCCCCGCCAACGGCCGCCGGATATGGCCGACCGGCTCGGGGTGACGGCGACCGATATCGTGGTTCTCCATGCCTCGAATCTAAGATCGATCAAGCGGCCGCTCGATCTGGTGCGGGGTTTTGCCCGTGCTTTCGGCGGCGACCGGCGCCTGTTTCTTGTGATCGCCGGTGATGGCGACTTGCGGGATAAGATCGAAATCGAAGCGAGCCGGCTCGGGGTTCGGGACCGCGTCGCCATGATCGGCTGGATTCCCCACGATGACATGCACGACTGTTACGCGCTCGCCGACTTTTCCGTGCAGACCTCGACGTCCGAAGGTCTGTCGATGGCGTGCCTGGAGAGTATGGCAAGCGGCCGGCCGGTGATCGCGACCGACATTCCGGGCTCGCGCGAGTTGATCACCGACGGGGAAGATGGCTTGCTGTTCCCGACCGGCGACATCGAAGCGCTCGCCGGGGCGATCCTTGAAATGGCACAACCCAAGCGCCGTCGGCCGATGGCCGATGCGGGTCGGCATAAGGTCGAGCTGCATTTCAGCGCCGAGATCTTGGCCCGTCGCCAGCTCGAGATTGTCGACCAGTTGCTGTGACCTCCCGACGAGCGATGACCGCACTGCCGGTAACCAGTTAGTGAAACGACTCGCGGCCGCTCGTCGTGATACAGTTTGCGCCTCATGACGGAACGAATCGCCTACGCAATCCTGATCGGACTGGCCGTGATCTGGCTGGTGGCGATAATCGCCGGGTCGATCGCGGCGTGGCCTTATGGCGTCCTCGGACTGCTCGCGCTGCTGGCGGTCGGCCTGTTGTTCGTCAAGGTCGTGCGCGAACGACTGGCGAGCCGCGAGGACGACTATTATTCGAAGAACGTCGATAAGTAGGGGGTGGCAATACGGATAACCACGCAGGACGAATTCGCCGATTACGAGGTCGTCGAGACCCTCGGCATCGTCAAGGGCAACACCATCCGCGCCCGCCATATCGGCAAGGATATCCTCGCCGGCCTGCGCCAGATCGTCGGCGGTGAGATTACCGAATACACCAAGATGCTGGCTGAATCGCGCGAGCAATCGATCGACCGCATGCTCGAGGAGGCGGCCGCGCTCGGCGCCGACGGCATCGTCTGCCTGCGCTTTACGACCGCGGCGGTAATGCAGGGAACGGCGGAACTGCTCGCCTACGGCACGGCGGTCAAGCTGCGGCCGAGGGAACCGCGCAGCGGCTGAATTCGCGATGCTGCCGTGGCGGCGCGGCGATCGTTCGGCTTGGCGGTTCGCCCCATTGTCCCTTATTCTCCATTCCGTCGGGGTCGGCGGCGTAACAGCGGCGCCGGCCTGGGGTTGGTGTCGTCGTATCCGCACACGCGTTCGCAACGGAGGATAACCCCATGGTCGATGTCTTCTTCGCCACCAACCGCGACTTCACCGGTACCGCAAACAAACCCGAGTTCGGCAACCGCTTCCACGAGAAGGGTCCCTACTATCTGCGCTACGGCAAGGCGGTGGTCGACCGCCCCAAGGCCCAGGGCAAGGATTACACCGTGCGGTCGGTGCGGCTGGCCAAGGAAAAAATCGTCAAGGACGAAGAGAAACGGGTGCTCGGCAGCGACGAGATCTTCGAAACCGTGCGCGAGCGCATGGCCTCCGGCAAGAGCGATACCATCGTTCTGATTCACGGCTATGCCTCGACCTTCGAGGACGCGCTGGCGCGCGGCGCGGAGATCAAGGATCGCTATCAGTACGACGATAACGAGCCCAATGTGTTCGTCTTCTCATGGCCCGCCAATGGCGAGATGGTGCCGATGATTTCATATCTCAGCGACCGCCAGGACGCGCGCGCGTCGGGCGTCGCGGTGGCGCGCTCCATCCTCCGTCTGCGCGAGTACCTGACCGCACTCGATCGCAGTGACTATTGCCGCCATTCGCTGCATCTCGTCGCCCACTCGATGGGTAACTTCGCCCTCCGTCACGCGGTCCAGGGTTTGCGCGGCGAGCTCGGTTGGGGCGACCTGCCGCGGATGTTCGACAACGTCTTCCTGATGGCCGCCGACGAGGACAACGACACCTTCGAGCACGACTACAAGCTGCGCCAGCTGCCCAACCTGGCGCGCGCCGTCCACATCTACTATTCGCCCGACGACCAGGCGCTGACGATCAGCGACGTGACCAAGAACAACCCCGATCGCCTCGGCTCAGAGGGCCCG
This region of Alphaproteobacteria bacterium genomic DNA includes:
- a CDS encoding alpha/beta hydrolase; its protein translation is MVDVFFATNRDFTGTANKPEFGNRFHEKGPYYLRYGKAVVDRPKAQGKDYTVRSVRLAKEKIVKDEEKRVLGSDEIFETVRERMASGKSDTIVLIHGYASTFEDALARGAEIKDRYQYDDNEPNVFVFSWPANGEMVPMISYLSDRQDARASGVAVARSILRLREYLTALDRSDYCRHSLHLVAHSMGNFALRHAVQGLRGELGWGDLPRMFDNVFLMAADEDNDTFEHDYKLRQLPNLARAVHIYYSPDDQALTISDVTKNNPDRLGSEGPRLKDNLPRKVTLVDCRSVDTTSLGHAKHQYYRAREEVWEDVRQVLADKLPGQIDGREYLADERAYRILSFKERRAAGG
- the dnaJ gene encoding molecular chaperone DnaJ — protein: MAKRDYYETLGVRKGVPADELKRAFRKLAKDYHPDRNPGDPSAELKFKEINEAYDVLKDDEKRAAYDRFGHAAFEAGGMGGGGRGGGFGFEQAFGGGFADIFDEMFGDLTGGRRTRETRGRGSDLRYNMEITLEDAFNGTKTQIRVPTMQPCDSCDGTGSEGGSRPVSCSTCGGRGRVRTQQGFFTMERTCPSCGGAGQMIENPCSTCNGAGRMQKERTLSVTIPQGVDDGTRIRLAGEGEAGLRGGPAGDLYIFLRIAAHKMFHRDGADLYCRVPISMTQAALGGTIEVPTVDGTRGRVTIPHGTQSGGRFRLRGKGMTELHGGHRGDMYVEVQVETPVNLSKKQRDLLQEFDDAGKGRSTSPQSEGFFQKVKELWDDLTE
- a CDS encoding YbjQ family protein, with translation MRITTQDEFADYEVVETLGIVKGNTIRARHIGKDILAGLRQIVGGEITEYTKMLAESREQSIDRMLEEAAALGADGIVCLRFTTAAVMQGTAELLAYGTAVKLRPREPRSG
- a CDS encoding glycosyltransferase family 4 protein yields the protein MATGNIVFIGHPPFIEGGSGPLADQSLTNLRSAGHRVRAICAMFPGKAKWRDAFARLYPEVPVVWYDMPPLGDPFAAAPVDVVETQLRGVRPALTAMVAEDKADLVYLNRESLTWGTPTVARALGLRVLASMHGTSLASSGGTFNGHDGRARLARFGRVDLVACCAEHLTRTVREAGLSNAETLLNGVDTKLFRPRQRPPDMADRLGVTATDIVVLHASNLRSIKRPLDLVRGFARAFGGDRRLFLVIAGDGDLRDKIEIEASRLGVRDRVAMIGWIPHDDMHDCYALADFSVQTSTSEGLSMACLESMASGRPVIATDIPGSRELITDGEDGLLFPTGDIEALAGAILEMAQPKRRRPMADAGRHKVELHFSAEILARRQLEIVDQLL